The Elusimicrobiota bacterium genome window below encodes:
- a CDS encoding addiction module antidote protein, whose translation MKAQPPYVSHEDQQVREFRKHPKRAIAYLNSCVQVAFEENDPELVLIALATVAKAYGMTHVAKSASLKRESLHRMLSKRGNPEWNSLFRVFKALRLRPRLESTQLRPHLPS comes from the coding sequence ATGAAAGCGCAACCGCCGTATGTTTCCCATGAAGACCAGCAGGTCCGTGAGTTCCGCAAGCACCCCAAGCGGGCGATCGCCTATCTAAACTCCTGCGTCCAGGTCGCGTTCGAGGAAAACGACCCGGAGCTGGTGCTGATCGCCCTGGCGACCGTGGCCAAGGCGTACGGTATGACCCACGTCGCGAAGTCCGCCTCCCTCAAGCGCGAGAGCCTCCATCGCATGCTTTCAAAGCGCGGCAATCCCGAATGGAACAGTCTGTTCCGCGTCTTCAAGGCGCTCCGCCTCCGCCCCAGGCTCGAGAGCACACAGCTCCGCCCTCATCTCCCATCATGA
- the ftcD gene encoding glutamate formimidoyltransferase — translation MTLIECVPNFSEGRDKKVIEAIADAVRAVPGVALLDVDPGAATNRTVYTFAGQPEDVLEAAFQAIKKGVELIDMRRHKGEHARQGACDVCPFVPISEASMAECVELARRLAERVGRELQFPVYLYAEAATRPERRRLPDLRAGEYEALEEKLKKPEWKPDFGPARFDPKAGATAIGARGFLIAYNVNLNTTSVPLAKDIAFAIRESGRLKKDAKGSKVLNADGTEQRVPGLFKAVQATGWLIPEYGRAQVTINILDIDASPVHKVYDACCDLAAKAGLRVTGSEVVGMLPRRVLLEAGRYFLKKQNQSVGVSDDELVRTGALSLGLSDVAPFDPKAKVIEERFKEDGPMAAMSLKEFLKELASRSPAPGGGSVAALAGALGAALCSMVSALTYDKKGFEGVRDRMEDMAVKAQGHMKDLLKAVDDDAASFNAVMAAFGLPKGDDAQKAARKKAIEEATKAATVEPLAVLEKQLPVLDCALFAAENGNPNSVSDAGVAALMARAAAQSAYYNVLINLAGLEDKAWRSSMHKKAEDALAGVKTKADQVDALMLEKLRAPLK, via the coding sequence ATGACACTCATAGAATGCGTCCCGAATTTCAGCGAAGGTCGCGACAAGAAGGTCATCGAGGCGATCGCCGACGCGGTCCGCGCGGTCCCGGGGGTCGCGCTCCTGGACGTGGATCCGGGTGCCGCGACCAACCGCACCGTCTACACCTTCGCCGGTCAGCCCGAGGACGTGCTCGAGGCGGCCTTCCAGGCGATCAAGAAGGGCGTCGAGCTCATCGACATGCGCCGGCACAAGGGCGAGCACGCCCGCCAGGGAGCCTGCGACGTCTGCCCCTTCGTCCCCATCTCCGAGGCGAGCATGGCCGAGTGCGTGGAGCTCGCCCGCCGCCTCGCCGAACGCGTCGGCCGCGAGCTCCAGTTCCCCGTCTACCTCTACGCCGAGGCCGCGACGCGGCCCGAGCGCCGCCGCCTGCCGGACCTGCGCGCCGGCGAGTACGAGGCCCTCGAGGAGAAGCTCAAGAAACCCGAGTGGAAGCCGGACTTCGGCCCCGCCCGCTTCGACCCCAAGGCCGGGGCGACCGCGATCGGCGCCCGGGGCTTCCTCATCGCGTACAACGTGAACCTCAACACGACCAGCGTCCCGCTCGCCAAGGACATCGCCTTCGCCATCCGGGAGTCGGGCCGGCTCAAGAAGGACGCGAAGGGGAGCAAGGTCCTCAACGCCGACGGCACCGAGCAGCGCGTCCCCGGACTCTTCAAGGCCGTGCAGGCGACGGGCTGGCTCATCCCGGAGTACGGCCGCGCGCAGGTCACCATCAACATCCTCGACATCGACGCCTCGCCGGTGCACAAGGTCTACGACGCCTGCTGCGACCTGGCCGCGAAGGCCGGCCTGCGGGTCACGGGCAGCGAGGTCGTGGGGATGCTGCCCCGCCGCGTCCTGCTCGAGGCCGGCCGCTACTTCCTCAAGAAGCAGAACCAGAGCGTCGGGGTCAGCGACGACGAGCTCGTGCGCACGGGCGCGCTCTCGCTGGGCCTCTCCGACGTGGCGCCCTTCGACCCGAAAGCGAAGGTCATCGAGGAGCGCTTCAAGGAGGACGGACCCATGGCCGCCATGTCCCTCAAGGAGTTCCTGAAGGAGCTCGCCTCCCGCTCCCCGGCCCCCGGCGGCGGCTCCGTCGCCGCGCTCGCGGGCGCCCTGGGCGCCGCGCTCTGCTCCATGGTCTCGGCTCTCACCTACGACAAGAAGGGCTTCGAGGGCGTCCGGGACCGGATGGAGGACATGGCGGTGAAGGCGCAGGGCCACATGAAGGACCTGCTCAAGGCCGTCGACGACGACGCGGCCTCCTTCAACGCGGTCATGGCCGCCTTCGGCCTCCCCAAGGGCGACGACGCCCAGAAGGCCGCCCGCAAGAAGGCCATCGAGGAGGCCACGAAGGCCGCGACGGTCGAACCCCTGGCCGTGCTCGAGAAGCAGCTCCCGGTGCTCGACTGCGCGCTCTTCGCGGCCGAGAACGGGAACCCCAACTCGGTCTCCGACGCCGGCGTCGCGGCGCTCATGGCGCGCGCCGCGGCCCAGAGCGCGTACTACAACGTGCTCATCAACCTCGCGGGACTCGAGGACAAGGCCTGGCGCTCGTCGATGCACAAGAAGGCCGAGGACGCCCTCGCCGGGGTGAAGACGAAGGCCGACCAGGTCGACGCCCTCATGCTGGAGAAGTTGAGAGCTCCTCTTAAGTAA
- a CDS encoding ankyrin repeat domain-containing protein codes for MRARGLILFICVCGFSSAFGQGPNDPKQMSPDRALFEAIKHFDEKGVLKALNGGADINAQDPNDGRGFTPLMKACHDVSEGDQESSSKMVDLLLSKGADVNRPAPDGMTALLRAACDRDRATVKKLLPRGADPNLGNYPIVMCAAQSSDREMLNLLIKHKANVNAADGTGNTALLAAAQRGDKAMVSYLLSKKADFRLRNQRGETALVLSKKFPEIQRILRKAGESD; via the coding sequence GTGAGGGCAAGAGGGCTCATTCTCTTTATTTGTGTCTGCGGTTTTTCGAGCGCATTTGGTCAGGGTCCGAATGATCCGAAACAGATGTCTCCAGACCGCGCGCTATTTGAGGCGATAAAGCATTTCGATGAAAAGGGCGTCCTAAAGGCGCTCAATGGTGGCGCTGACATTAACGCTCAGGACCCGAATGATGGGAGAGGATTCACGCCGTTAATGAAGGCCTGTCATGATGTCTCGGAAGGTGACCAAGAGAGTTCTTCCAAGATGGTTGACCTTCTGCTCTCGAAAGGTGCCGACGTTAACCGTCCTGCTCCGGATGGGATGACAGCTTTGCTTCGGGCGGCATGCGATCGTGATCGTGCAACCGTTAAGAAGCTCTTACCACGGGGAGCAGATCCAAATCTTGGCAATTATCCAATCGTTATGTGTGCTGCTCAAAGCAGCGATAGGGAGATGCTGAACCTATTGATAAAACACAAGGCGAATGTTAACGCTGCGGATGGAACCGGCAACACAGCGCTTTTGGCAGCCGCTCAGCGTGGTGATAAGGCAATGGTTTCGTATCTCCTGTCAAAGAAGGCGGACTTTAGACTTCGCAACCAACGCGGCGAGACCGCACTGGTGCTTTCAAAGAAATTTCCAGAGATTCAGCGGATTCTCCGAAAGGCGGGAGAAAGTGATTGA
- a CDS encoding NYN domain-containing protein translates to MAFGSGVIPPVQFEKAMIFVDGTNLFYRLASEKLRLERSIRAIFSEHISRRTLVRTYLYTVKENLEKAVLIHGEHIRRDVRVVLGDGIPTKDGNIKEKGVDALLVADMVYHAATRNYDFALVVSSDTDFVQAIRRVEDFGCRTGVLCVCSDVPPRLKESSDLAFSLTGQMLVEGKHASRIQN, encoded by the coding sequence ATGGCATTCGGTAGCGGGGTAATTCCCCCGGTTCAGTTCGAGAAAGCAATGATATTTGTCGACGGGACGAACCTGTTTTATCGTCTCGCATCGGAGAAACTCCGCCTTGAAAGAAGTATCCGTGCCATTTTTAGCGAACACATAAGCAGGAGAACGCTCGTTCGCACTTATCTTTATACCGTAAAGGAAAATCTAGAGAAAGCTGTCTTGATTCACGGGGAGCACATTAGAAGGGACGTTCGGGTCGTCCTGGGTGATGGCATCCCCACTAAAGATGGAAACATCAAGGAAAAAGGTGTTGACGCGCTCCTTGTCGCCGATATGGTCTATCACGCTGCCACTCGCAATTATGATTTTGCACTCGTCGTAAGTAGCGACACGGATTTTGTTCAAGCGATTCGGCGAGTAGAGGACTTCGGTTGCCGGACCGGAGTTCTGTGCGTTTGCAGTGATGTCCCGCCTCGTCTCAAAGAAAGTTCAGACCTGGCCTTTTCATTGACGGGACAAATGCTCGTGGAAGGTAAGCACGCGTCTAGGATTCAAAATTGA
- a CDS encoding ornithine carbamoyltransferase — MAFNLRNRHFLKELDFTKEELLHLLALSKDLKAAKYAGTEGQKLKGKNIALIFEKTSTRTRCAFEVAAHDQGAHVTYLEPSGSQMGHKETVKDTARVLGRMYDGIEYRGFGQEIVEELAAHAGVPVWNGLTNQWHPTQMLADVLTMTEHSPKPLEKIAYAYLGDARFNMGRSLLVIGSILGMDVRIGAPKSLQPEPELVEKCRELAKLSGARITVTDKVEKAVKGADFIHTDVWVSMGEPKEVWEQRIKLLKAYQVNPKVLKLSGNKDVKFMHCLPAFHNADTKVGKQVSEQFGLSDGIEVTEPVFESKACIAFDQAENRMHTIKAVMVATLG, encoded by the coding sequence ATGGCATTCAATCTCAGGAACAGGCATTTCCTCAAGGAGCTGGACTTCACGAAGGAGGAGCTCCTCCACCTGCTCGCGCTCTCGAAGGACCTCAAGGCCGCGAAGTACGCGGGGACCGAGGGGCAGAAGCTCAAAGGCAAGAACATCGCGCTCATCTTCGAGAAGACCTCGACGCGCACGCGCTGCGCCTTCGAGGTGGCCGCCCACGACCAGGGCGCCCACGTGACCTACCTGGAGCCCTCCGGCAGCCAGATGGGGCACAAGGAGACGGTGAAGGACACCGCCCGGGTCCTGGGACGCATGTACGACGGCATCGAGTACCGCGGCTTCGGGCAGGAGATCGTGGAGGAGCTGGCGGCGCACGCCGGCGTCCCGGTCTGGAACGGCCTGACGAACCAGTGGCACCCGACCCAGATGCTCGCCGACGTCCTGACGATGACCGAGCATTCCCCCAAGCCCTTGGAGAAGATCGCCTACGCCTACCTGGGCGACGCGCGCTTCAACATGGGCCGCTCCCTGCTCGTGATCGGCTCGATCCTGGGCATGGACGTGCGCATCGGCGCGCCGAAGAGCCTCCAGCCCGAGCCGGAGCTCGTCGAGAAGTGCCGGGAGCTCGCAAAGCTCTCGGGAGCCCGCATCACCGTGACCGACAAGGTCGAGAAGGCGGTGAAGGGCGCGGACTTCATCCACACCGACGTCTGGGTCTCCATGGGCGAGCCGAAGGAGGTCTGGGAGCAGCGCATCAAGCTCCTCAAGGCCTACCAGGTCAACCCGAAGGTCCTGAAGCTCTCGGGGAACAAGGACGTGAAGTTCATGCACTGCCTGCCGGCGTTCCACAACGCGGACACGAAGGTCGGCAAGCAGGTCTCCGAGCAGTTCGGCCTGAGCGACGGCATCGAGGTGACCGAGCCCGTCTTCGAGTCGAAGGCCTGCATCGCCTTCGACCAGGCCGAGAACCGCATGCACACCATCAAAGCCGTGATGGTGGCTACATTAGGATAA